The bacterium genome contains the following window.
CGGCCAGGTGATACTGTAGCCCGCCTCGGTGGAGACGAGTTCGCAATACTACTTGATGACATCAAAGATATCAGCGATGCTACGCGCATTGCTGACCGAATTCAGAAAGAGCTCACACTTCCTTTCCACTTAGAAGGCCATGAAGTTTTTACTACAGCCAGTATTGGTATTGCTCTCAGCGGCACACAGGACAATCGGGCCAGGGATACTCTGCTTGATGCAGAGACTTTGATCCTGGGTTCTGAGCAACGTGAATTCCTCGGGGTTGCAAGTGCACCGGCTGTATCCGGGGTGATCGCCTACGATCACCCCGAGGACTTGTTACGCGATGCAGATACAGCTATGTATCGTGCAAAAGCCCTTGGAAAAGCCCGATACGAAATGTTCGATCAAGCCATGCATGCTCGTATCCTCTCTCTTTTAGTGCTGGAAACAGACCTACGCCGTGCATTTGATCGTAAGGAAATTCTCGTTTATTACCAGCCGATCCTTTCATTGGAATCGGGACGCATTATGGGGTTCGAGGCCCTCGCGCGATGGCAACATGTGCATCGCGGGCTGATTGAACCTACGGATTTTATCCCATTGGCTGAGGAGACAGGACTCATTCTTCCGCTCGGCGAACAAGTCTTGCGGAAAGCTTGCCGTCAGCTCAAGCAATGGCAAAAACAATTTAACGGCTATCCGCCCTTATATATGAGCGTAAATGTCTCGGTAAAACAATTCTCCCAGCCCCACTTGATTGAAATGATCGACCAAATTCTTCAAGAAACAAAGCTTGAGCCAAATTGTTTGAGATTGGAAATTACGGAAAGTTTGATCATGGAGAATCCTGAATCCGTGACTTCGATGCTTTTCCTATTAAGATCTCTTGGAGTGCAGCTTACGATTGATGACTTCGGCACCGGTTATTCTTCATTAAGTTGTCTTCACCGGTTCCCAATCAATACGTTGAAGATTGATAAGTCCTTTGTTGCGGGTATGAGTTCCGACACTGAAAATGTCGAGATTGTTAAGACGATTACCACCTTGGCACACCACCTGCAAATGGACGTTGTCGCGGAAGGAGTAGAATCCGAAATGCAAGTGCTTCAACTTCGCTCACTCCGCTGTGAAGCAGCTCAGGGATTTTATTTCTCTCATCCGTTGGATACTGAAGATGCGAGAAAATTTCTCGAAATGCAACGGAAGTAGCCCTCTTCATTAGGGCGCATCATTTTGCAAAAAACGCAAAATGAGGTGCCCTACAGCGATTCGGGAAGTTCAAAGTAAAAGGTAGTTCCCACTCCAGCTGCGGTTTCGAAACCGATCGTTCTACCCATCGTTTCAATCATCGCTTTGCTGATGCTCAGACCCAGGCCGGTCCCCTTTTTCTGAACATCGGGTGAAAATTTCACCAGAAAAAATTGATCGAATCATCAATATGTTAATCGCTGTTATAATCCACCTACATGGAAAGTCTGAGCGGTTCAACCATAGGACCTTACGAGATTGTTGGGCTGATTGGGTCGGGTGGAATGGGGAAGGTTTATCGCGCGCGCGACCCGCGGCTCGAACGGCACGTTGCGCTCAAAATCATTTCGCCTGAAGCGATTGGCAATCCGCATCGACAGCGCAGGTTTGTTCAGGAAGCGCGTTCTGCAAGCGCTCTCAATCATCCGAACATACTCTCCGTTTATGACATCGGAACGGAGAACGGGATGCAATACATCGTTTCCGAGCTCGTGGAAGGAGAAACTCTTCGTAAGATTCTGAATCGGGGGCCGCTGCTGCTGCGAAAATTCTTGGACATCGCAACCCAGATCGCTGCAGGACTCGCTGCCGCGCATGAAGCGGGAATCATTCATCGCGATCTAAAACCTGAAAATGTGATGATCACCACTGATAATCGTGTGAAGCTTCTCGACTTTGGGCTTGCGAAAGTGGTGATGCCGGAATCGGGTGGAGAAGCAGATGCTACGAAGTCGGCTTTCATTACTGGCGCAGGCGCAATTATGGGAACTGCCACCTACATGAGTCCCGAACAAGCTCGCGGAGAAGAGGTCGATTTTCGAACGGATCAATTCTCATTTGGCTCAATTCTTTACGAAATGGCTACCGGTAAAACAGCCTTCGAGCGGGACAGCGCCGTCCAAACTCTTTCGGCAATTATCACTGACGAACCGGAGCCGATTGCATTACTGAATTCGAAACTACCCAATGCACTTCGCTGGCAAATTGAACGCTGTCTTTCGAAAGATCGCAAAGATCGATACGGAGCTACGATTGATCTTTATCACGAGCTCCGCGATTTTTGGACTCATTTTTCCGAAGCTTCCAGTTTTGAGAAGACGCTTCCTAGAACTACGGCGATCACTTCGCGCGTGCTGCAACGACGTCTAGTTCAATTAGCAGCGGTTGCCCTAATTTTTGTTGGAGGAATATTGACAGCCTTACTATTTGCTCCGCAAGGTGGGCCCAATCCTGCCTCCTACCGCTTCACGCCGGTGGAGAACTCCGGTACTGATGCAGACTGGTCACCGGACGGAAAATCGATCGTTTACGCAGCAAATGTAAATGGTGTTACGCAAATTTTCATACGAAATTTTGACGCTCTGGTTCCTGTTCAACTGACTCACGCAAAAACGAACTGCGTGCGACCATTCTGGTCGCCTGATGGCACGCGCATCTATTACACGGGCTGGCGGGAACAACATACTTCACGCTCGGATCTTTGGATCGTCAGCATCGCAGGCGGATCACCGGTTCTGGTGCAAAAAGGGATCCTTACGGCTTCGATTTCTCCGGATGGCAAAACTTTGTTGTCCCTTCGCAATACAGACAAGGATCAATTCTTCATTCTTTCAAAAAGTTCCCCTGTCAGTGCCCAACCGGAACCATACAGACATCCCATTTTTGACAAAAAAAAGATCGTAACCGGAAGATTGCAGTTTTCATCCGATGGAAGGAAGGTTGCTGCCATGGTCGATGTTTACGGAACCGGTACGGAATTGTGGCTGATCGATTATCCTTCGGGTCAAGCCAAACAAATCTTTAAATCCAGCAGTGATTACATTGAGAGTGTTAGTTGGATGCCGGATAATCGGCACGCTGTTGCCAGTGGATCCATGTTTCAGTCACAGAGGACTCAGCCGCATCTCTGGCTGCTGGACTTGGACAAAGAGAAAGCAACCAGCCTGACGTCTGGGATTAATTGGGAAGAAACACCGGCGGTAGATCCACAGGGGAAACGAATCGTGTTTAGCATAACGGAAGCACAGCATGACATTGTAGAAATCCCGCTGGATGGAGGCCCTCTTCGGAATCTGATTGCCACAAGGCAGATAGAGATGGCGCCTGCGTGGTCTCCTTCCGGGAAGTATTTGATTTATGAATCGCGCAAAACGGGGAAATCGGTGATCTGGCTGCGCAACGTCGAAGAACGATGGGAACGACCG
Protein-coding sequences here:
- a CDS encoding serine/threonine-protein kinase, with protein sequence MESLSGSTIGPYEIVGLIGSGGMGKVYRARDPRLERHVALKIISPEAIGNPHRQRRFVQEARSASALNHPNILSVYDIGTENGMQYIVSELVEGETLRKILNRGPLLLRKFLDIATQIAAGLAAAHEAGIIHRDLKPENVMITTDNRVKLLDFGLAKVVMPESGGEADATKSAFITGAGAIMGTATYMSPEQARGEEVDFRTDQFSFGSILYEMATGKTAFERDSAVQTLSAIITDEPEPIALLNSKLPNALRWQIERCLSKDRKDRYGATIDLYHELRDFWTHFSEASSFEKTLPRTTAITSRVLQRRLVQLAAVALIFVGGILTALLFAPQGGPNPASYRFTPVENSGTDADWSPDGKSIVYAANVNGVTQIFIRNFDALVPVQLTHAKTNCVRPFWSPDGTRIYYTGWREQHTSRSDLWIVSIAGGSPVLVQKGILTASISPDGKTLLSLRNTDKDQFFILSKSSPVSAQPEPYRHPIFDKKKIVTGRLQFSSDGRKVAAMVDVYGTGTELWLIDYPSGQAKQIFKSSSDYIESVSWMPDNRHAVASGSMFQSQRTQPHLWLLDLDKEKATSLTSGINWEETPAVDPQGKRIVFSITEAQHDIVEIPLDGGPLRNLIATRQIEMAPAWSPSGKYLIYESRKTGKSVIWLRNVEERWERPVVTADNFPDNSTFFFSRPCFSPDGQRIAYHRVTKIDESEIWISPIAGGTPVQVYKENRRQYCPRWSPDGNWIFYV